The following coding sequences are from one Streptomyces venezuelae window:
- a CDS encoding RDD family protein, with protein sequence MSTEPPQYPPPDDDPFKKQPPQQPPQPPQGGGSPYDTPPPGGGSPYGTPPPPYGGDPYGGGAGGLGGPDPLAGMPPLADSGKRVLARIIDMILVGVVVWLLTWLFGTSEYDIDPDKVNTGRSFGQSLLAALLYIAYDTYLISRTGQTLGKKWLGMRVANLNDGATPTVSTALARAAVLWLPFAFCCACIWTAICGGWSFFDKPYKQGLHDKAAKTVVVSA encoded by the coding sequence ATGAGCACCGAACCGCCGCAGTACCCGCCGCCGGACGACGACCCGTTCAAGAAACAGCCCCCGCAGCAGCCGCCGCAACCCCCGCAGGGCGGCGGATCCCCGTACGACACCCCGCCCCCGGGCGGCGGCTCGCCCTACGGCACCCCGCCCCCGCCCTACGGCGGCGACCCGTACGGCGGTGGTGCCGGGGGCCTCGGCGGGCCGGACCCGCTCGCCGGGATGCCTCCGCTGGCCGACAGCGGCAAGCGGGTGCTGGCCCGCATCATCGACATGATTCTGGTGGGCGTCGTCGTATGGCTGCTGACGTGGTTGTTCGGCACGTCCGAGTACGACATCGACCCGGACAAGGTGAACACGGGCAGGTCGTTCGGCCAGTCACTGCTGGCCGCCTTGCTCTACATCGCCTACGACACCTACCTGATCTCCAGGACCGGGCAGACGCTCGGCAAGAAGTGGCTGGGCATGCGGGTGGCCAACCTCAACGACGGGGCCACGCCGACCGTGTCGACGGCGCTGGCCCGCGCGGCCGTTCTCTGGCTGCCCTTCGCGTTCTGCTGCGCCTGTATCTGGACGGCGATCTGTGGCGGCTGGAGCTTCTTCGACAAGCCCTACAAGCAGGGCCTGCACGACAAGGCGGCCAAGACCGTGGTGGTCAGCGCGTAG
- a CDS encoding RDD family protein: MSAPTPAPGDDRPREGYYPDPSIPGYVRYWNGAAWVPGTSRPAPSDGEPLPPPPGATAAPVAPAAPAAPVTPAAPAVPAAEETGPVFFDEAPHAGQSEQGDPETGRFEAARPEPASAWHADAGRQTGLGGEPDHKVSWGGAPGRPDPRVPSDAAPGPVGAEETTPEPSHDDSDPGTVTIRPVAPGAAKPTAGEGTVTFRRPTGPVRPAPSPGTDGTMSIRAIRPKSARQGGGRTAAAVQPSVPQQGGVTPQSPQTPQAPQTPQASQTPQAPRADQAQQAPQAPQAPQAPQAAQAAQAAQVPQAPTPPQTQQPRPRQPSVPQQGGVPTPVTSGPGGGSPSWAQQVHQLAQNPAAPAQQGDGQPVVPWKPVAEDPFLASVRAQTAARPAGLGRRLAARLIDTVVLAAVTGAAALPLGTKAADHIDSKIDAAKLSGEKTTVWLLDGTTAGYFGLILAVLLLFGVVYEALPTAKWGRTLGKKVCGIEVRDIEEHEAPTFGAALKRWLVYSIPGVLVIGVVGVVWCVFDRPWRQCWHDKAANTFVAG; the protein is encoded by the coding sequence ATGAGCGCCCCAACTCCGGCCCCAGGCGACGACCGGCCGCGCGAAGGCTACTACCCCGACCCGTCCATTCCCGGATATGTCCGGTACTGGAACGGTGCCGCCTGGGTGCCCGGTACGAGCCGTCCCGCGCCGTCCGACGGCGAGCCGCTGCCGCCTCCGCCCGGTGCGACCGCCGCTCCCGTCGCCCCCGCGGCCCCTGCCGCGCCCGTCACCCCCGCCGCTCCCGCTGTACCCGCCGCCGAGGAGACGGGACCCGTCTTCTTCGACGAGGCGCCGCACGCGGGCCAGTCCGAGCAGGGGGACCCCGAGACGGGCCGGTTCGAGGCGGCGCGGCCCGAGCCCGCCTCCGCCTGGCACGCCGACGCGGGCCGCCAGACCGGACTCGGTGGGGAGCCGGACCACAAGGTGTCCTGGGGCGGTGCGCCCGGCCGGCCCGACCCGCGCGTGCCGAGCGACGCGGCGCCCGGTCCGGTCGGCGCCGAGGAGACCACCCCGGAGCCGTCGCACGACGACAGCGACCCCGGCACCGTCACGATCCGCCCGGTGGCGCCGGGTGCCGCGAAGCCGACCGCCGGCGAGGGCACGGTGACGTTCCGTCGGCCGACGGGGCCGGTGCGGCCCGCCCCGTCCCCCGGTACCGACGGCACGATGTCGATCCGTGCGATCCGCCCCAAGTCGGCGCGGCAGGGCGGCGGCAGGACCGCTGCGGCGGTGCAGCCCTCCGTACCGCAACAGGGGGGCGTGACCCCGCAAAGCCCGCAGACCCCCCAGGCCCCGCAGACCCCCCAAGCCTCGCAGACCCCTCAAGCCCCGCGGGCAGATCAGGCCCAGCAGGCGCCCCAAGCACCGCAGGCGCCCCAAGCACCGCAGGCGGCGCAGGCGGCGCAGGCGGCCCAGGTCCCCCAGGCGCCCACCCCGCCCCAGACCCAGCAGCCCCGGCCCCGGCAGCCCTCCGTCCCGCAGCAGGGCGGTGTCCCCACCCCCGTCACCTCGGGGCCCGGCGGCGGCTCGCCCTCCTGGGCCCAGCAGGTGCACCAGCTCGCACAGAACCCCGCCGCCCCCGCCCAACAGGGCGATGGGCAGCCCGTCGTGCCCTGGAAGCCGGTCGCCGAGGACCCGTTCCTCGCGAGCGTCCGGGCACAGACCGCGGCCCGCCCCGCCGGGCTCGGCCGACGCCTGGCCGCACGTCTCATCGACACCGTCGTGCTCGCGGCCGTCACCGGCGCCGCCGCGCTGCCGCTCGGCACCAAGGCCGCCGACCACATCGACAGCAAGATCGACGCGGCGAAGCTCTCCGGCGAGAAGACGACGGTCTGGCTCCTGGACGGCACCACCGCGGGTTACTTCGGCCTGATCCTCGCCGTCCTGCTGCTCTTCGGCGTCGTCTACGAAGCGCTGCCCACCGCCAAGTGGGGCCGCACCCTCGGCAAGAAGGTCTGCGGCATCGAGGTGCGGGACATCGAGGAACACGAGGCGCCGACGTTCGGGGCGGCGCTGAAGCGCTGGCTGGTGTACAGCATCCCCGGCGTCCTGGTGATCGGCGTCGTCGGAGTCGTGTGGTGCGTCTTCGACCGGCCATGGCGCCAGTGCTGGCACGACAAGGCGGCGAACACGTTCGTGGCCGGGTAG
- a CDS encoding SsgA family sporulation/cell division regulator yields the protein MHSVVERELELKLVLSPERAVPVPARLTYRTADPYAVHIAFHIGSEHPVNWTFARELLVEGVFRPCGHGDVRVWPTKVDGRSVVLMALSSPDGDALLEAPAAAVSAWLERTLRVVPPGSEGERLGIDDGLAELLAPASGRGRVDELWLRDPWPSDESKDGE from the coding sequence ATGCACTCCGTGGTGGAACGCGAGCTGGAGCTCAAACTGGTCCTGTCGCCGGAACGGGCCGTCCCCGTCCCGGCCCGCCTCACCTACCGCACCGCCGACCCCTACGCCGTCCACATCGCCTTCCACATCGGCTCCGAGCACCCGGTGAACTGGACGTTCGCGCGGGAGCTCCTGGTGGAGGGGGTGTTCAGGCCGTGCGGCCACGGTGACGTGCGGGTCTGGCCGACGAAGGTGGACGGACGCAGTGTCGTCCTGATGGCGCTGAGCTCACCGGACGGCGACGCCCTCCTGGAGGCGCCTGCCGCCGCGGTGTCGGCGTGGCTGGAGCGGACGCTGCGGGTGGTCCCTCCGGGCTCTGAGGGCGAGCGGCTCGGCATCGACGACGGCCTCGCCGAGCTGCTCGCGCCTGCCTCGGGCCGTGGCCGTGTGGACGAGCTGTGGCTGCGCGACCCGTGGCCCTCGGACGAGTCCAAGGACGGTGAGTGA
- a CDS encoding FAD-binding oxidoreductase produces the protein MSRTLVELLQDGLPAEAILTDPDVTSSYAHDMASFCAAGDPAVVVLPRTVGQVQHVMRTATELRVPVVPQGARTGLSGAANASDGCIVLSLVKMDRILEISPVDRIAVVEPGVVNATLSRAVGEHGLYYPPDPSSWETCTIGGNIGTASGGLCCVKYGVTAEYVLGLDVVLADGRLMSTGRRTAKGVAGYDLTRLFVGSEGSLGIVVRAVLALKPQPPQQLVLAAEFPSAEAACDAVCRIMEGGHVPSLLELMDRTTVKAVNALAQMGLPETTEALLLAAFDTPDPAADLAAVGALCEAAGATQVVPAEDAAESELLLQARRLSLTALEAVKGSTMIDDVCVPRSRLAEMLVGVERIGEKYGLTVGVCAHAGDGNTHPTVCFDATDPDEGRRARESFDEIMALGLQLGGTITGEHGVGVLKKEWLAREIGPVGVEMQRAVKAAFDPHSLLNPGKLF, from the coding sequence ATGAGCCGCACTCTCGTCGAACTCCTCCAGGACGGCCTGCCGGCCGAGGCGATCCTCACCGACCCGGACGTCACCTCCTCGTACGCCCACGACATGGCGAGCTTCTGCGCGGCGGGCGACCCGGCCGTCGTGGTCCTGCCCCGCACCGTCGGGCAGGTCCAGCACGTGATGCGCACCGCCACCGAGCTGCGTGTCCCCGTCGTCCCCCAGGGCGCCCGCACCGGCCTGTCCGGCGCCGCCAACGCCAGCGACGGCTGCATCGTCCTGTCCCTCGTCAAGATGGACCGCATCCTGGAGATCAGCCCCGTCGACCGCATCGCCGTCGTCGAGCCGGGCGTCGTCAACGCCACGCTGTCCCGCGCGGTCGGCGAGCACGGCCTCTACTACCCGCCGGACCCGTCCAGCTGGGAGACGTGCACCATCGGCGGGAACATCGGCACCGCGTCCGGCGGCCTGTGCTGCGTGAAGTACGGGGTCACCGCCGAGTACGTCCTCGGGCTCGACGTCGTCCTCGCCGACGGGCGGCTCATGAGCACCGGCCGCCGCACCGCCAAGGGCGTCGCCGGATACGACCTGACGCGGCTCTTCGTCGGCTCCGAGGGCAGTCTCGGCATCGTCGTCCGCGCCGTCCTCGCCCTCAAACCGCAGCCACCTCAGCAGCTCGTGCTCGCCGCCGAGTTCCCCTCCGCCGAGGCCGCCTGCGACGCCGTCTGCAGGATCATGGAGGGCGGCCACGTCCCGTCGCTCCTCGAACTGATGGACCGTACGACGGTGAAAGCCGTCAACGCGCTCGCCCAGATGGGCCTGCCCGAAACCACCGAGGCGCTCCTCCTCGCGGCCTTCGACACCCCGGACCCCGCCGCGGACCTCGCCGCCGTCGGCGCGCTCTGCGAAGCCGCAGGCGCCACCCAGGTCGTCCCCGCCGAGGACGCCGCCGAGTCGGAACTCCTGCTCCAGGCGCGCCGGTTGTCGCTCACCGCACTCGAAGCCGTCAAGGGCAGCACGATGATCGACGACGTCTGCGTACCGCGCTCCAGACTCGCCGAGATGCTCGTCGGCGTCGAGCGCATCGGCGAGAAGTACGGCCTCACCGTCGGGGTCTGCGCGCACGCGGGCGACGGCAACACCCACCCCACCGTCTGCTTCGACGCGACGGACCCCGACGAGGGCCGGCGCGCCCGCGAGTCCTTCGACGAGATCATGGCCCTCGGTCTCCAACTCGGCGGCACCATCACCGGCGAACACGGTGTCGGCGTCCTCAAGAAGGAGTGGCTGGCGCGCGAGATCGGCCCGGTGGGAGTGGAGATGCAGCGGGCCGTCAAGGCTGCCTTCGACCCGCACTCACTCCTCAACCCGGGCAAACTGTTCTGA
- a CDS encoding tetratricopeptide repeat protein: MRPSVKRVLIGSVAGSVVLGGVLVLLPPDGGGKAKPPALGPAGRAMAAVGAGAPAALPDLAVLIAEREAQVRAHPGDEQSWAVLGSAYVARAVRTADFRDFPKADRALHTSLRTKPDRNPEALTGLAALANARRDFRSARKWGESAVKQAPKRWTAYPALIDAYSGLGDAKGVDRALKSLQELGSGSAVLARSGQVYRDRGWREDANAALTDAAALAVAPAAKAAALHRVAELAWERGEPTVALRYYDAALAADAEHHPSLAGRGRALAALGRSSEALLAYRSALTKHPLPEYALELGELYESLKLAPAARAQYDTLRTLVKQEKARGIGINNERVLGLLDADHGDADAAVRRLTAEYKRHAGPETADALGWALHRAGDGEAGLKLVTKAMDKGPRSALFAYHRGVIERELQYYGAARRHLNEALRINPYFSPLGVPAAKRALGALGEPPEGGPAQLYASPQERSGAALPSRRTGTRDSGPSGD, encoded by the coding sequence ATGAGGCCTTCGGTGAAGCGTGTGCTGATCGGCTCCGTGGCGGGGAGCGTGGTGCTCGGCGGTGTGCTGGTGCTGCTGCCTCCGGACGGCGGCGGGAAGGCGAAACCGCCCGCGCTCGGTCCGGCCGGCCGGGCGATGGCGGCCGTGGGGGCGGGGGCGCCGGCGGCGCTGCCGGATCTGGCGGTGCTCATCGCGGAGCGCGAGGCGCAGGTGCGGGCGCATCCGGGGGACGAGCAGTCGTGGGCGGTGCTGGGCTCGGCGTATGTGGCGCGGGCCGTGCGGACGGCGGACTTCAGGGATTTCCCGAAGGCGGACCGTGCGCTGCACACGTCGCTGAGGACGAAGCCGGACCGGAACCCCGAGGCCCTGACGGGGCTGGCCGCGCTCGCCAACGCCCGCCGCGACTTCCGTTCGGCCCGCAAGTGGGGCGAGTCGGCGGTGAAGCAGGCGCCGAAGCGGTGGACGGCGTACCCGGCGCTGATCGACGCGTACAGCGGGCTCGGCGACGCGAAGGGCGTGGACCGCGCCCTGAAATCCTTGCAGGAACTGGGTTCGGGGTCCGCGGTGCTCGCCCGGTCCGGGCAGGTCTACCGCGACCGCGGCTGGCGCGAGGACGCGAACGCGGCGCTCACGGACGCGGCGGCGCTCGCCGTGGCCCCGGCCGCGAAGGCGGCGGCGCTGCACCGGGTGGCGGAGCTGGCGTGGGAGCGGGGCGAGCCGACGGTGGCGCTGCGCTACTACGACGCGGCGCTCGCCGCGGACGCCGAGCACCATCCGTCACTCGCGGGCCGGGGCCGCGCGCTCGCCGCGCTGGGCCGCTCCTCGGAGGCGCTGCTCGCGTACCGCTCGGCGCTGACGAAGCACCCGCTGCCCGAGTACGCCCTGGAGTTGGGCGAGTTGTACGAGTCGCTGAAACTGGCTCCGGCGGCACGGGCCCAGTACGACACACTGCGCACCTTGGTGAAGCAGGAGAAGGCCCGCGGCATCGGCATCAACAACGAACGCGTCCTGGGCCTCCTGGACGCGGACCACGGTGACGCCGACGCGGCGGTGCGGCGGCTGACCGCGGAGTACAAGCGGCACGCCGGCCCGGAGACGGCGGACGCGCTGGGCTGGGCGCTGCACCGTGCCGGGGACGGCGAGGCGGGCCTGAAGCTCGTGACGAAGGCGATGGACAAGGGCCCGCGCAGCGCCCTGTTCGCGTACCACCGGGGGGTGATCGAGCGGGAGTTGCAGTACTACGGCGCGGCCCGCCGCCACCTGAACGAGGCGCTGCGCATCAACCCCTACTTCTCGCCGCTCGGCGTGCCCGCGGCGAAGCGGGCGCTCGGTGCCCTGGGCGAGCCGCCCGAGGGCGGGCCCGCCCAGCTGTACGCGTCGCCTCAGGAGCGAAGCGGGGCCGCTCTGCCGAGCCGCCGGACGGGCACGAGGGATTCGGGCCCGTCCGGCGATTGA